From a region of the Vagococcus coleopterorum genome:
- a CDS encoding DUF871 domain-containing protein — MLGFSIFLNNDLTTETKDYIKSMKVAGFEGIFTSMHIPEDDATKYSDRLLALGSIAKELNLSLMVDISTKGLSALGLNLNDNPEDIRNLGVTGLRMDYGIPMETIANVSKVMNVGLNASTLTEREVEELQGFNADFSNFELWHNYYPRVETGLERSNFIKTNQWLRSLGLKIMTFVPGDGILRGPLYKHLPCLEEHRYMHPLAAAIDMFDNCEVDAVYIGDQSIKANTMDQFKEYFQNDLMVLPINVTSYIHTNLFIGTHTNRVDDARDAVRSQEARFKEFPTIQPDNTVTRSKGSVTLDNVEYQRYMGELQITKRDLEQDPRVNVVATIPTPDVDLVSFIKPGQRFKLITEGD, encoded by the coding sequence TTGTTAGGCTTTTCAATCTTTTTAAATAATGATTTAACTACTGAAACAAAAGATTATATTAAAAGTATGAAGGTAGCTGGATTCGAAGGCATTTTTACTTCAATGCACATTCCCGAGGACGACGCCACAAAATACAGCGACAGACTATTAGCTTTAGGCTCTATCGCCAAAGAACTAAACCTATCACTGATGGTGGATATTTCCACAAAAGGTCTTAGCGCATTAGGTCTAAACCTCAATGACAATCCTGAAGACATAAGAAACCTCGGTGTCACTGGACTACGAATGGACTATGGCATTCCGATGGAAACCATTGCAAATGTTTCTAAGGTTATGAATGTAGGATTAAATGCTAGTACTTTAACAGAACGGGAAGTTGAAGAATTGCAAGGCTTCAATGCTGATTTTTCAAATTTCGAGCTGTGGCATAATTATTACCCACGTGTTGAAACGGGATTAGAACGGTCAAACTTCATTAAAACAAATCAATGGCTACGATCGTTAGGTTTGAAAATTATGACATTTGTCCCTGGCGATGGTATTTTACGTGGTCCCTTATATAAACACTTACCTTGTTTAGAAGAGCACCGTTATATGCATCCCCTAGCTGCCGCAATTGATATGTTTGATAATTGTGAAGTCGATGCCGTTTATATCGGCGATCAAAGTATTAAAGCAAATACTATGGATCAATTTAAAGAGTATTTCCAAAATGATTTAATGGTCTTACCCATTAACGTAACGTCATATATTCATACGAACTTATTTATTGGTACCCATACAAACCGAGTGGATGATGCCCGTGATGCAGTTCGTAGTCAAGAAGCACGCTTTAAAGAATTCCCTACTATTCAACCCGATAATACTGTGACTCGCTCTAAGGGCTCAGTTACATTAGATAACGTTGAATACCAACGTTATATGGGTGAATTACAAATTACAAAAAGAGATTTAGAGCAAGACCCACGAGTGAATGTCGTGGCAACTATCCCTACACCAGATGTAGACTTAGTTTCCTTCATTAAACCTGGTCAACGTTTTAAATTAATAACCGAAGGAGATTAA
- a CDS encoding HAD family hydrolase: protein MKRKLIAFDIDGTLYTEKRTLLPNTLKALRELEEAGHFVTVATGRSYFTAKETLKELGVENYLLCNGAYSYENHELKHSFPIDKDELKTIVEVANENKMDILYQTERGVKQQKPFEDQEKRQNAVGFEHLNPSYEFDIDKEEAIYQAIMFCTRDQEKLFNGLLSELRFTRWLSDGVDIVSKDGSKAATLEVIAKDHGFEHEDIIAFGDGENDIEMLKLAGLGIVMGNASDHVKTFGDYITDTNDNDGIYKACQHFNLI, encoded by the coding sequence GTGAAGAGAAAATTAATTGCATTTGATATTGACGGTACGTTGTATACAGAAAAAAGAACGTTGTTACCAAATACGTTGAAAGCTTTACGCGAATTAGAAGAGGCTGGTCACTTTGTGACAGTGGCTACAGGTCGTAGTTACTTTACAGCGAAAGAAACACTGAAGGAATTAGGCGTTGAAAATTATTTGTTATGTAATGGTGCCTATAGTTACGAAAATCATGAATTAAAACATAGCTTCCCGATTGATAAAGATGAACTAAAAACAATTGTTGAAGTAGCGAATGAAAATAAAATGGATATTTTATACCAAACAGAGCGTGGTGTGAAACAGCAAAAACCTTTTGAAGATCAAGAAAAACGTCAAAATGCGGTGGGGTTTGAACACTTGAATCCATCATATGAATTTGATATTGATAAGGAAGAAGCGATTTATCAAGCTATTATGTTTTGTACTCGTGACCAAGAAAAATTATTCAATGGATTATTAAGTGAGTTACGCTTCACACGTTGGTTGTCAGATGGTGTGGATATCGTATCGAAAGATGGTTCGAAAGCAGCTACCTTAGAAGTGATTGCAAAAGATCATGGCTTTGAGCATGAAGATATTATTGCTTTTGGTGACGGTGAGAACGACATTGAAATGTTGAAACTTGCTGGTTTAGGTATTGTCATGGGGAATGCCTCTGATCACGTAAAAACTTTTGGTGACTATATAACAGATACCAATGATAACGATGGTATATATA
- a CDS encoding LrgB family protein translates to MLHELTSNPLFGLILSIFVFLCARKLAAKLKIAIFNPLIVSIIIVIATLKITGISYDDYYVGGSILNMLIAPATVALAIPLYRSIHLLKHHARSIMSGIIAGTIVSTLTTGLFAVLLKYDEVLLASLLPKSVTTAIAIDVSKQLGGISTVTIIAVIITGIGGAIMAPAVLKFVKVEEPVAQGIALGTSAHAIGTVKALELGTAEGAMSGLAIGVTGVVTVFVAPFMLQLFMQWL, encoded by the coding sequence ATGTTACACGAATTGACGAGTAATCCGCTCTTCGGATTGATTTTATCTATTTTTGTCTTTTTATGCGCACGAAAATTAGCAGCTAAATTAAAGATTGCGATATTCAATCCTTTAATTGTTTCGATTATTATCGTCATTGCCACCTTGAAAATCACAGGGATTAGTTACGATGATTATTATGTTGGTGGGAGTATCTTGAATATGCTGATTGCTCCGGCAACGGTAGCTTTAGCGATTCCATTGTACCGTTCGATTCACTTATTGAAACATCATGCGCGTTCGATTATGTCAGGAATTATTGCTGGCACGATTGTTAGTACATTAACGACGGGTTTATTTGCTGTTTTATTGAAATACGACGAAGTTTTACTTGCATCACTACTGCCCAAATCTGTGACAACAGCAATAGCTATTGATGTTAGTAAGCAACTAGGCGGAATTAGCACAGTTACCATTATTGCAGTTATTATCACCGGTATTGGTGGAGCTATTATGGCCCCTGCCGTATTGAAATTTGTTAAAGTGGAAGAGCCGGTTGCTCAAGGAATCGCGTTAGGAACTTCTGCTCATGCTATTGGGACGGTGAAAGCGTTGGAGTTAGGCACAGCCGAAGGAGCAATGTCAGGCCTTGCAATTGGAGTGACTGGAGTCGTAACAGTATTTGTCGCACCTTTTATGTTACAATTGTTCATGCAGTGGTTATAA
- a CDS encoding CidA/LrgA family protein gives MKLFKEFLLIISFTFLGEIISKVGHLPVPGSVIGMLLLFAGLYFKVVKLDDVDTVGTFLLDNLSILFLPAGVGIMVYFPVIKDHWFSLLIVMLVTTALTMGVVGMVVQAVKRKYEGDCIDLTSEEAEGHVTRIDE, from the coding sequence ATGAAATTATTTAAAGAATTTTTATTAATTATTAGTTTTACTTTTTTAGGTGAAATTATATCTAAGGTAGGGCACTTGCCTGTTCCGGGAAGTGTTATTGGCATGTTATTGCTATTTGCTGGTTTGTATTTTAAAGTGGTGAAATTAGATGATGTGGACACTGTAGGAACGTTCTTATTAGATAATCTAAGTATTTTATTCTTACCAGCTGGAGTGGGAATTATGGTTTATTTCCCTGTTATTAAAGATCACTGGTTTTCTTTATTAATCGTGATGTTAGTGACAACAGCATTAACAATGGGCGTCGTTGGCATGGTAGTTCAAGCAGTCAAAAGAAAATACGAAGGAGATTGTATTGATTTGACAAGTGAGGAGGCAGAAGGTCATGTTACACGAATTGACGAGTAA